Proteins found in one Mycoplasmopsis gallopavonis genomic segment:
- a CDS encoding IS3 family transposase: MLIFYIFKGEKMGKHFTEEQEKEIYNTFFQLGKKYAIELMYKYGAKAKDKYVKARLRGILKHYNCNMNKKPRKPGSGRSRKVKEQDINWDIFTREDLIEIAKRYREITRDKFKTEKVQEASNINMASYKLAILLYLCRQTISKHKRNNFAPRIKSRKIKYQDLIIDSFKQNRSKYGRQKLKYFILKHYKIDINERTLGRYMNALGLFCNIRKRKKLKEVKNTSVIKENIVNRDYNDVYNRNIYATDVTYLPATKDAINNNVYLSVVIKHKTKEIISFSLSKFNDSKLIYKTFENVDFEKSFILHSDHCSTYTSDDFSRFIQNKGGIISLSKVGNSLDNRVVEYWFSNLKTELIRDLNIKAMTLSELEKVISNYVNWYNKFRIQSCLNWKTPYEYSMGLSNLINC, from the coding sequence ATGTTAATTTTTTATATTTTTAAAGGAGAAAAAATGGGTAAACATTTTACAGAAGAACAAGAAAAAGAAATTTATAATACATTTTTTCAATTAGGCAAAAAGTATGCAATTGAACTTATGTATAAATATGGTGCAAAAGCAAAAGATAAATATGTGAAAGCAAGATTACGAGGAATATTAAAACATTATAATTGTAATATGAATAAAAAACCAAGAAAGCCTGGAAGTGGTAGGTCAAGAAAAGTGAAAGAACAAGATATAAATTGAGACATTTTTACACGAGAAGATTTAATTGAAATTGCAAAAAGATATAGAGAAATTACAAGAGATAAATTTAAAACAGAGAAAGTTCAAGAGGCATCAAATATTAATATGGCTTCGTATAAACTTGCTATTTTGTTGTATCTTTGTAGACAAACAATATCCAAACATAAAAGAAATAATTTTGCTCCTAGAATTAAATCCAGAAAAATAAAGTACCAAGACTTGATTATTGATTCATTTAAACAAAATAGATCTAAATATGGTAGACAAAAATTAAAATATTTTATCTTAAAGCACTATAAAATAGACATAAACGAAAGAACTCTAGGAAGATATATGAATGCCTTAGGTTTATTTTGCAATATCAGAAAAAGAAAAAAATTAAAAGAAGTAAAGAACACATCTGTCATAAAAGAAAACATTGTGAATAGAGATTATAACGATGTATATAACAGAAATATATATGCTACTGATGTAACATATCTCCCAGCGACAAAAGATGCGATAAACAATAATGTTTATCTTTCAGTAGTGATTAAACATAAAACTAAAGAAATAATTAGTTTTTCTCTTTCCAAATTTAATGATTCAAAATTAATTTACAAAACATTTGAAAATGTTGATTTTGAAAAAAGTTTTATACTACATTCAGATCATTGCTCAACTTATACATCTGATGATTTTTCTCGTTTTATTCAAAATAAAGGTGGAATAATTTCACTTTCAAAAGTAGGAAATAGTTTAGATAATAGAGTTGTGGAATATTGATTTTCAAATTTAAAAACTGAATTAATTAGAGATTTAAATATCAAAGCTATGACTTTGAGTGAACTAGAAAAAGTAATATCTAATTATGTTAATTGATACAACAAATTTAGAATTCAATCATGTCTGAA